The window GTTGCTATAAAGTGAATTTGATAATTCTATTTAGCTTCctcaaattatttttcaatagcaGCACTAATATATTGTTTCAGCTTCATAAGTGCTTCACATTTTCTCCAAACTTGATTATGAGTACTATCATAAATTCCAACATGAGTTTGTAGCCTCTCCTTCTTTTCCAATTTGAAAAGCCATTAGTTACAAAAGCATATCGTCTTCAGTATGGAGTTTCATAAGGTACAACAAAGACAAAAAATAGTATCTTTTGATATAGTATACTCTAGCCAGTTACCATAGTCATCaaaccaattaaaaattaaatcttcgAAAAGAAGATCCACAAGCAGTTTACAGAAAACCATGAGTCTTTGGTTGACAAGGACCTTTTTGCAAATATGCACATCTTATTTTGTTTCTCTCATTCGAATGATAACTTGAAATTCTTAGTCGTTATTTTGGATTTGTTATAAGTCTCTCTTCAAATTCTAAAAACCTCCTTTTGTTAGAAGATGTTAATGAATTATTTTGGAATCCAATCTTCAACgacaatatttttttcaaatatttttcgatactaaaatgataaatttataaaccTAAATTAATTGATTAATCAAAATAATTCACAATTTCATACAAATTTAAAAGTacaatataaaattacaaatacaaaacataaatcaaacaattaaaaaaaatacacaataatataatattaaattaagaaTGTAGatggtaaaaaaaaattcaagaatgTAGATGCTGCGGTGACCGTGAGGTACTAAGACACAAGCCACCAATTAATTGCAATAAATCTTAAACATAATTATTTCACATTGTTCCTCATCttataatatcttttaataagaaGATCCACAATAAAAgtcatttaaattaattttcaacatcaataaaaaaataatattctaattcAATTATAAGTCAATACACACAAACATAAATCATTTAATTATTCAAatagtaacaaaaaaaataatatcacaaTTCACATTatctttatcaaaattaaatttttattactaaataaaataaaataaaattttactaaataaaatGCCAAATCCAAATAATGAAGCAAACAAATCACTAGATCAATGAATGTACCAACTAGTCAACTACCAAGAGTGAAGAGTCCAAGAATCCAAGACTCCAGAAAGCAGTTAATAGTGGTGCAGTGCCCAACAGGCAGCAGGAACAAAAAGACTTAAGAAGCTAAAGACTGAAGAGGTGCGGTGCAGCTAGTGCCTGGCAAGAAAGTCCTGATGGAGTGGCAGAGACAATAACGGAGTGGCGACAACGGATAATAGATTCGCAAGGAGAAAGGCTGAATGGCAATAACTCTGGAGTctggaatagaaaacaaaattgGAAAAGAGGGAAAGGATCAGAAATTTGAGTaggattaaaattaattttttaataggaACAATTAACCTTTTAAATTAAGAACCACATaaattattttagatatgaaAAAAAGATTAGTGCTTTATTTAAATATGGGTGTTTGGGATATTTTACAGAATTGTGGATCTGTCAGAAAAAGGGTCTAACACGCAAGTAACGTGTTGCTCAACACACAGGTAACATGTTGCTCAACACGCAGGTAACGTATTGACGTGTGCCCCAAAGACTCGAGTGCCACATGTCAACATCCACGCAACACGCAGGCTGCGTGTTATCCTCGTCTCGCCACGTGTCCTACATTCGTGCAGCATGCAAGCTGCGTGTTGAAATCGATGCGCCACGTGTCTTCATCCTAGGCAGCATGTAGGCTGCGTGTTGACAACGGAGCGCCATGTGTCACACATGCAGCAACACGCAACATGCGTGTTGCCCCGTGTCTCGTCGCAAGTGGCCGGCCCCGCACCGAGAACAACAACCATCAATGATAAAGGTTGAAGGTTGATAGCACGGGTGTATAAAATGGTGGTGGGACTAcgattgtttttattattttctttgagAGTGTCAAAGAAGTGGTGGAGTTTGGGGTTTAGGAATGTTTGGAATTAGTTTTAAAGTTGAAAGTgagattaatatatttataatggtaTGCAATTATACATTTCTTAAAGATCATGTTATCAATTATCGGggacattttaattatataaatttattattttttattaatttattagtatttacTTGGTTAATATTAGTTTAATAATTTGTATGATTATGATATAGTCCTGTTTTCATATTCATCgttaaaatatataattgattgaataataaaatattaaatattaaatataaatcttagttaaacaaaataataaatttaaactgataacaaatttattatatatctttAATACTAAATACAAGATAATTGAATGtatacaaaatttaatttattaatttatctaatttattaatttgaatctagtccttattattatttctttcgttacgtatttagtaaaataaattaatgaaacTGAGTAAgcaatgaataatatataattatatggtgttttgtgttttaatattattgttattttattttctgttttaattaagaGAATGACGTTATaaatgtaaataataaaaattttgaatttgtttaattgttatttattttattttttgttaaaaaattattaatttgttatttttgttatttattaaattaattataaatataaataataaaaattcgaatttgtttaattattatttattttattttctattaaaaaattattaatttattatttttttgttatttattaaattaattttttttggttgaaCTTTACGAGGCTGATAGAAATTTTTTGCCTCGTAAGCTTGACCAGCCAGAAACGTGGCATCCGACAGTTGACTAAGCCTTACGAATCACCGGGTTCTACCAGCTCTCGAGAGTTGGAGTGATCAGAGGGCATTTTGCGATGCTAGCTGCTCTTGTGGAAAGGTGACGGCCGGAGACACGTACGTTTGTAATGCCAGTGGGTGAGGTTACAGTGACACTAGAAGACGTGTTACACTTATTCGGCCTACCGATTGACGGAGAGGTTGTGACTGGTTGGACCGATAGCAGTCACAACTTCTTGGCCGTCCAGAGTCTCGCGATATTCGATAGCAAACCCCAAGTGAGCAGTTCCTCCAAGAGCTACATAAATCTTTCATGAGTTCGCCATATTAGAGACACATAGCCTTTGGACACATGGGAGTCTGTTATGCGCTATTTTAGGTGTCACATCTTCTGTCTGCTGGGTACCACCCTCTTCGTGGGTAAGTCGACGGCATATTTACATGCGAAGTATCTACCACTGCTCCAGAATTTTGATCAGATCGGCAATTACATTTGGGGTTCAGCTTATCTCGCGAACCTTTACAAGTCACTATGTCGTGCATCACGGTACAATTGCAAGGAGATGGATGGGCCACTAGACTTGTTGTTTGTTTGGGTGTGGGAGCGTATGCCGAGGCTTGCATCCATTCCCCGACACCAGCTTGCGCCGGCTGAGATACCAGTGGCACGCAGGTATGCGTcattattttatagaaattttactTGTATGTTATTTATAGGCAATATGTAATTCAAACTATGTGAATAATGTTCTATGTTGCAGATGGAGTCATCATCCATGGGCCCGAAAATGGATGGCTAAGACTCACGCGAACATTAGGCACGCAATCAACATTATGGAAGATGTGAGTATGGGTTTTGAGGGTTTTTGTTATAATTAACGGTATTATTAATAATCTAATGCCCCTCGATTTATTTTGCAATTTGTATGGAGGCCGTATGTCGGCATCATCATTGCTGCTGAACTACATGCACACCTTGATGTCTGTGACACGGTGGGGCCGTTGGTGTCATTCGAGTGTGTCGAATGGCTTCCTGTGGACCGAGTGGTTCACCAGTACGGATATGCACAGTCTCTCCCTCTGACAATACAAGCCATACTAATTGAGATGCATTGCTATACTCTTCGGGGAGTACAGCACCATGACTGGCGTGGGATTTATGATGAATGGATACAATAATGGGTAACCGCCACAACAGTTGTCTGCGAGATCGGGGTCTACAACCAATTGTCGACTTCACCCCGTCTGCCGATTATCGGAGTTGGTACATTGGATCATATGGGATGTACCTGAGGTTATCAGAATTCATTTATCAGCACCCACCACAGTATCCACCTCAGCAGGCACCACCTTAGCAGCCACCACAGTATCCACCGCAGCAGCCACCACCTTATGCAATGTTTCAGCCGTTTCCTTATCATGGTCCACAACCATCTCATGGGCAGTCGAGCCATCACAGATTGCATCATAGCCATCAGTTTTATCACAGATCACATCACAGCCATCACAGCCATCACAGCCAGCACAGCCATCTTGGATTCAGGCTCGCAGACATTCCCCTATTCTCACCATCACAGCCATCACTTGGGGACTAcgatatcatctgtcgattcctTGACAGCGGTGGTCTTAGTCTTGATGATGCTTACATCCCAGCCATCCCTTCACAGCAGTCCTCGCAACTCTACCGGGCATCGGTCGACGGTTTGTCTCATCGACATCATCCACCGGCCACACCAGATAGTCGAGCTAGTGTATGCATCAAGTCGCATATTCAGATCGATCGGGGTCGTACGAATGCATCACAGCAAGCTCCAATCGGTCAGGACTTGAATTAGCCAACACAGGAGCATGTTGGCGAGTATATCCCCAGTCCTTCTGTTAGTCAAACTTTGTTTACTTTCATCATTGTATTTGTTGTATTAGTTTTCAGTTTAGACAAACTTTGTttcttttatcattgtatttctTGTTTTAGTTTCAGTTTAGACGAACTTTGAATGCATTAACTCAAATACATTAACTTAAAACTACATAGATATCGAAATCCAAAATTGAACTACATTAACTGAAAAAATCTACATTAAAATTCAGAATTGAAATACAATGACTCAAATTacatagatattaaaaatactacGAGCCCCCACCGCCACCAACCCCACTTGGTCCAGCACGTTGAGGACATCTACTGCGACTATGACCCTGTCCCCCGCAAAGACGGCATACCCGGGGACCATGCATTTCCCGTGAATCCATTTCTTTCAGATAGCAAGTCGATTTGGGACGACCCTTTGACTTTCGTCTCAAGGCAGGATTCATGACCATCATCGGTCCCAGGTAATCAGGCCATGTCTCCGTGTCGTCCAACGGGACAAACTCAACTCTGTAGACCTTTTGAATCTCTGACATCTTGTATACATCGCTGACATACACCTGCCAATCCAGTCGTTGATTAGCACAGCACGCAATAATATGGCGACATGGAAGTCGCTCCACCTGAAAATACCCACAGTCGCACCTCCGTCGTGCAAGATCAACAACTAACACTTTTCCACTAGGCATTTCGTGCACCTCAAACACCTCATTTCTTCTATCAAACTGGTTCACAACGATGTTACCTGCACATTGCATGTTTGGCTCTATCCGCTGAGTGGCAAACTCAGAGAAAGTAAATTCAACACGCTTGCGCTGGTAAGCCTCAGTACTCTTCCACGCAAACAACTCGTTCAACTGATAATATATTGCTCGGACTAGCGCCAATATAGGATGATTTCGAGTACCCTTCAACACCAAATTAATGCACTTGACAAGGTTCGTCGTCATGTGACTCCATCGATGTCCCTTGTCAAATGCCAACACCCATTAGGGACGATCGATGTTGTTGCACCAATGAACATATGCCTCGCCTCGTTCTTGCAACCTTCTATAGTTGGCATTGTACTCCTTCACTGCCCTTGAATACCCAATGTTGACCACAAACTTTTACAAGTACGGAATCTTGAATTCTCTCAAGAAGTTGCTGCCAATGTACCGAATACAAAACATCCACCATGCTCTTGGAGGTTTCCAATCACCTCCGCTATGATTTACTGCGGCCCGAATTGACTCATGACAATTGGAAATTATCCCCACGCCGTCTTTTCTTACAACATGTGTTCGTAAATTTCTGAGAAAAAAGTGCCTCGCATCAACAGTCTCAGCCTCTACAATGGCAAAAGCAATCGGTACAATGTTTTGATTCCCATCTTGTGCAACTGCAACCAAAAGGTAACCTTTATTTTTTCCGTATAGGTAGGTCCCGTCAACCTGAACCAGCGGCTTGCAATATTTGAAAGCTCTTATGCATGGGTTGAAGCTCCAGAATAACCGATGAAGTATCCTAGCACCGTCCACCTCTTGACTCCCGTTATGCAGAGGTCGTGTTTCTATTTGGACTTGTGAACCAGACATCTTCTGAACCATCGCCAAGAATCACAACGGTAAAGTTTGGTAAGATTCTTCCCATCCACCGAAAACCTTGGCTATTGACTTCTGCTTTGCCAGCCAAGCCTTCCGGTAACTAATAGTGTAGTTGAATCTTGCCTGGACCTCCGTAATTATAGATTTGATCTTTATGGATGGGTCAGATTCAACCTATAGTTTCATAGCCTCAGCAATTGTGTCTGAGTCTAACTTAGAGTGATCCTGTGAGATCGTTCCCATGGAACATGTGTGCCTCCCGTTGTATCTTCGAATCTCCCAACAAGCTTTCTTATGTATCAAGCTGGCTCGAATAAGCCAGTCGCACCCACATCCATAATTCTTGCACTTTCCATAGAACGTTTGTGGCTCGGATTCATAAACAATGTAATCGACTCCTCTGGAGATAGTGTAACTTTAAATTGCCGTAATGACTGATTTTCTTGAACTGTATTCCATTCCAATCCTAAACTCCCCATCCTCAGGATCAGCAACACCTATAAGAAAACAAATTTGTCGTTCATTGATCTGCTAAAATAAAATCAAGTAAACATATTACCCACTGCTCATGTACCTATGATTGCATATTCGGGAAACTCCGGTGCATGCATGGTGTCAAGATCCAAGCTACGCATTAAGGGTGGAATGCCCATCCGTTGACTAACTGCGGTTGGAACCGCTAAAGTTTCTGCCACTGCCTCCCTCATCGCCGCCCTTGTCCTCGCCCTCATCACCAACTTCGTACGTAGCTTCGAACTCATCATCGCTCTCATCGTTCATTCCCAAGTACGCCTCAACTCTATCATCTTGCACATCTGGGTCATGTTGAACCTCATCTGCAACAATATGCTCAAACTCAACGTATAACTCAATCCTCAGGTGTTGTATCTAAGTTTGCCGGTGAATACGAAACATCCGTTGAATACTTATTTCGTCGATGATTGGCATAACCTCAAATTGTATTAGGCTGCCAAATACCACAACCGAACTCCTGTAGAGAATGTTGGTCACCCTCTTTACAATGTTAGCCTCTATGCTTTGATAGAGCTCGTACTGTAGTTCAGCGAATGTTATAGTGCACGGAACCACAAACGAAAACATATTCTCACACGTAAAGCACACACCCTCATACGTATTTCGTACGACTTCACCATTGTAGTAAACTACTATATTTACAATGCCCTCCATTGTACCGACCTTGGAGGaaaactgataaacccatattttatgatatattttgtgctcaaatcaagtgatttattcaatccttcacccacttattcatgtaaattgcatggttttactttcccttccttattatgtgatatatgtgaaaaacatgttttctatgctttaaaaatatttattttaattaccttttattaccattcgatgtcgtgatttgtgtgttaagtattttcagatctcctaaggcaggaatgatttaaaggatggaaaggaaacatacaaaaatggaaggaaagcacaaaatggagtttttgaagaaacgggcagcgacgcgaacgcatggacgacgcggccgcatgcctagcgcgaaaaggcagcgacgcgaacgcgtgactgacgcggacgcgcgccttgagcagaacacaaatgatgcgtacgcgtgaccgaagcgaacgcgtgacaaggaaaactcccagatgacgcggccgcgtgatccacgcggacgcgtgacagacgccacatgTAGcaactgcagaaaacgctcccagcgatttctgaaaccctttttggcccagatccaagtccaggaAGCACAGATtaaaggttataaagtgggggaatgcatccattcatgaggaagtcttcgattattcactttttatgatttagatgaagtttttagagagagaggttctttcctctctcttaggttttaggattaggattcctcttaaaggatttaggatttcaactcttcatcaggttcaatattccttttactttgtatttctcttttacttttagatactttaattcttttatttaattacttatgttgccaaattggcttatgaactctttatgtttagattgattttctattattaatgcaattgaggtatttcagacttatgatccttatttagctttttatattcttggctttaattgattaactggaggctcttgagttattaaacttatcgtgattgttgattaattcctctaattgactggaattccactaactctagtctttccttaggagttggctaggacttgggaatctaactaattagtccacttgacttttccttACTCTCGTAAACGTTAACTAAGTGgggttaaactcaattctcataagaataactaggataggacttccgaattttcataccttgccaagagtttattttacagttatttatttattttatttgtcatttaaattacttgttccttactttcaaaacccccaatttacaagactcataaccaataataagaacacctccctgcaattccttgagaagacgacccgaggttaaatacttcggttatcaattttaaaggggtttgttacttgtgacaaccaaaacttttgtaagaaaggttgactgcttggtttagaaactatacttgcaacgagaatttattataacttctaaaccatcaatcttcagttctttaaaatggtgccgttgtcggggaattgcaaacgtgtgccttattattggttattgtaaatatttttcttttacttgtttatttgtttttgtttttttttttccttttatttctattagctactatgaattctcacccctatcgatttgagtttggttctaaatttgttgaaagaagtggaagctataacaggaatatgcatcaaagtctaagcaatcaaagatggatggagccaaaaggatctgatcaaccctttaggcaacaacaccctccgagatatcatgggcaaggaccattctacaatgcataccaagctggtagatatggtggaccactttgtaattaccaacaagtcccaccctgtgcttatagaccacc is drawn from Arachis hypogaea cultivar Tifrunner chromosome 12, arahy.Tifrunner.gnm2.J5K5, whole genome shotgun sequence and contains these coding sequences:
- the LOC114924901 gene encoding uncharacterized protein; translated protein: MTTNLVKCINLVLKGTRNHPILALVRAIYYQLNELFAWKSTEAYQRKRVEFTFSEFATQRIEPNMQCAGNIVVNQFDRRNEVFEVHEMPSGKVLVVDLARRRCDCGYFQVERLPCRHIIACCANQRLDWQVYVSDVYKMSEIQKVYRVEFVPLDDTETWPDYLGPMMVMNPALRRKSKGRPKSTCYLKEMDSREMHGPRVCRLCGGQGHSRSRCPQRAGPSGVGGGGGS